aaaacagtctgcatgcctaggtgcttgattttatacacctgtggccatggaagtgattggaacacctgattccgataatttggatgggtgagcaaatacttttggcaaaacagtgtatcttagatacacatttttagtacatattctaaatatatcatcaagcacagtttgagttttagctgttcattgaatcattgttcaactacttttaaacaatacaaatgtattatgaatcacattaatgcttctcaatcccttgtaaaggttcttaacatgatctctgcgtcacaagaaatcaataaatggagtccaacattgtgattcaaaccttacgcgaaaacataaaataagcgttttttggcaaaaaatgaacctcatggtgccaccattagacttttgaatatggtcaaaaaattttacaggatgtctttattggtgaaaaggaacacccaaacaaaaacgcatcagattttatgaaagtgagggcaactgatgcaccctactgtatacacacacacacacacacacacacacacacacacacacacacacacacaagtgccaaACAAAAGTTTAGacataccttctaattcaatgttcgttcttttatttttatgaattaagtcactttatgtcttaaagtaatgatggctgtcgtttctctttacttagtcgagcgatTCTTGacaaatatggattactacagttgtggagtagggctatttactgtattattatttactatttactgtttgatctcatgcatagggcggcacggtggtgtagtggttagcgctgtcgcctcacagcaagaaggtccgggttcgagccccgtggccggcgagggcctttctgtgcagagtttgcatgttctccccgtgtccgcgtgggtttcctccgggtgctccggtttcccccacagtccaaagacatgcaggttaggttaactggtgactctaaattgagcgtaggtgtgaatgtgagtgtgaatggttgtctgtgtctatgtgtcagccctgtgatgacctggcgacttgtccagggtgtaccccgcctttcgcccgtagtcagctgggataggctccagcttgcctgcgaccctgtagaacaggataaagcggctagagataatgagatgagatgagatctcatgcattaagaaggcaagaaactcgtccactaattaaaatTTGACgagacacatctgttaattgaaaaccattccatgtccacctcatgaagctggttaagataacgccaatagcatgcaaagcgtcatcaacggAAACGGTAGCtttgctgaagaatctaaaatatcaaacatagtttgtttttttaacacttttttttttaccacataattccatatccgttccatgtgttattttatagttttgatgtcttgagtattgttctacaatgtagaaaacgttGAATAGTCAAGAAACGATAATAGCCTTtgaacttatttttttttttaaaagtgtatTTGTATGTTTCGTATTTATGATTTCGAAATGCAGTTTAAACAGTGCTAAGCCCAGAGCTATGAGCTTCCCTTATTTCCTAGCAGCATTAGCCTTGTAGTTCCAGTCCAAAACTATCAAATTTCATCTGATTCTTAAATGAACTGTTTCTTCAATGCGTGCTCTTTCCATAGCGTGGACTTCAAGCACCAAGTGGTAAAGGTTACCCAACAGGGAAGGAGGCGCAATGGGTGAGTCAAAATATTGCAATAATAATATCGTCATTATATTAGAgacggaacatgatgtttgcggatgatattgtgatatgtggtgaaagtagaaaggaggttgagttgggtttggagagatggaggtatgcattggaacgaagaggaatgaaggtgagcagtagcaaaacagaatacatgtgcatcaatgagaatggggatgagagtgtagtgaagatgcaaggagtagacataaagaaagttggtgaattcaagtacctggggtcaactgtgcaggaaaatgggggctgcgatagtgaggtgagaaagagagcgcaggcagggtggagaaggatgtcgggagtcatttgtgatcggaaagtcccagcaaaagtgaaaggtaagatgtataagacagtagtgagaccagctgtgatgtatggattggaggccgtacccttaacgaagagacaggaggcaaagttggaggtggcggagttgaggatgttaaggtttgcgatgggaggttggacaggataaggaacgagcacatcagagggacagcacatgtggagagcttgggaattaagctaagagagatgagactgagatggtatgggcacatcctgagaagagatgcagagcatgtgggaaggagaatgttgaggatggagctgccaggcacacgaaaacgaggaaggccaaagaggagatacatggatgtggtgagagaggacatgaaagtggcaggtgtggtagagaaggatgtggaagacagggagcaatggagatgaaagatccactgtggcgacccctaatcaggagcagccaaaagaagaagatattaGAGGTGGCACGATTTCACTTTTTTCCAATACAACACTGAAATCCTGAGCACCAGCCAATTTTGAAACTGCAGCTAAGCTTTAAGATGAGTGATTTGTAACTGAAGCACTTGACTAATCTTTAGTCTTAGAGAAACGGGATTCTTCAAGGTATTTGTTAGAAGTCCAAAAATTTCAAccttggtggggttttttttttgacccCAGTTAAAATTTTTAACCTCGTTCATAATTCCCAATCTCGGTAAAATTTTGAATTATCTAAAATaattaaaagggattttccatcacttcttccATCCAATTTctctctgtctacacctaccTAGTAGTTCCTTTTGTCTGTCCGTCTACCTATTCCTATTTACCGAAttagcttttttctttttttagcatatcttttttcatacttaacaaggattcaaactcagaaccttcagaTTCTTAACCCAGcaccttaaccactagaccagcaacGATTGTGATGGAAGGAGTGAtgtatattttgaatttattgatttaattgattgattgattgattttattcggTATAAACATGTAAAATAACATAATCATACCAGGATAACACAATAAAGCGCACAGCGCTtgttttccattgtggtccttggGTCAAGTGACTAGCATGTGACAAGTGactaaaaatgaaaaagaatattatacaaattgttaaaataaattaaacaagATAAAGAGTATAAAATCAAAATGACTAGTAATATACATAAGGACTGTGTTCCTGGTTAATAAGTTCACTGAATAAAAACTGTTTGACTAGCAACTTGAAGAGAGACCTGCTTTGTGTACATTGAATATGAGATGGAAGCTCATTCCAGGCTAAAGTaccggtataaaaaaaaaaaaaaaagaggtgttACCAAAAGATTTGACATGAGGAACATGGAGAGAAGAGGTGTTGGATCTTGTACCAATGCCGTGAATATTACGGGTAAGGGTAAGGGACTGAGAAAGGTAAGAAGGGGCGTTTCCATTGACAATTTTATGTACTAAATTTAATTTAAGTTGTTTAATACGAAGTTCCACCGGCAACATCCTAACCAGGCAAAATTCATCAGCTCCAACATGGCtttttggctacgttcacactgcaggctgaagtgactcaaatccgatcttttcgcccatatgtgacctgtatccaatcttttattgacaatatgaacgacacagatccgattttttcaaatccgacccaggccgtttggatatgtggtcctaattccgattcctatccgctcttttcatatgcgacttcagtctgaaccgccaggtcgcattcatccgacttacacgtcatcaacaagccacaaacgtcactattctgcgctgaagtaggcggcgggtctctcaaaaaaagttacaacaacatggcgcataatcacgggcgcagatagagggtgggactcgtcccacccagatttaaattcacctcgttcggtcccccccacttatagggaggaaaaaacgtctatgctgtctttctttgcataaggcaaacctcacggaaaaatcaaaagactaattaccattcggtgtattgaggtgcacagcagtgtatacatagttgcaacaactcacataaaacaaaacaaagactgatattcggttggttgagctgcgcagactgcacaggttgcgagctcgagcttggttgctatggttactaacaacaagtttgacaggcatatcggggttggggttggtttgctggcagctttgtccctcccagttttttgtccccccccccagttcaaaaaacgtatctgcgcccctgcgcatgacatcaatgcgagggacgcttcgggctgtgaaggttctgaatcttctcaatggaaggacgcagaggttagggagctgatttccatttggggggatacagctattcaagctagattggatgggtcatactgcaaccgggcggttttacttccgtaaacgctggccatgctcactgcgtgtgacgtcgtcgtatcctgcaatgcgcatgcggaacacttttaggtcgcttttcgttcatactgaggatcacatacaagtcgcatatatttgttaatgtgaacgacctctttGATGGTGCATTCAAAAGGTATCTAATGATTTTGTTCTGAGAAATCTGTAACCAAGACCTATGTTTCTTGGTTAATCCAGAATACCATGATGCACTGGCATAGTCATAGTGACTTTGGATTAAGGCTGACACAAGCAGCTTTTTAGTTTCAAGGTTGACATTTTTAGTCTGTCTATACAGAAACTTTAGTTTAGCATTGGATTTCTTAACTATTTTATCCACAATGCATTCCCCATCCAGGGATTGATCCAATTCAATTCCAATTAATTacatcatcaagtagtttaaaatacgaAGTCtttccaaatcctaaccctagatatagtaagtctccctaatacaagtagcaaattataaacggggttaaaaattctaacctaggttgaaaaTTTTCACCTGACCCACGATTCTGACCTGTAACACTATTTTTTAAGGATTTGTAAATTAATTACAGGTTTGTACAGAATTGTTGTAAAAGAGTTCAGCATTGAATAACTAACTTCTGACAGTAAAACACCCTGTTTTACATCAAACCTTTTCGAACAGGGACAACCAAAGAACACTTCAAGTTTTATATTTCCAAGAGGCTTTCATTATAAGCAaatataaattcttttttttttttcaaaatgccatgtaaaaTGATTAACGCCAGTGTACAAATTCTTCTAATTTTGCAAACAAAATGGTTCCACCCTGTGCATTTATCCTCTGTTCATATCTTGATCACAGCATTTAGTGAAAAAGTTTCTGATGCTGGCCCATAAGTTCAGCCTGCCCGTGTTTCTGGTGGACACGGTGTCTCTGAGCCTGCTCTCCCAGGATGCCGTTCTGCTCAAGGACAGCCAGATGAAGGAGCCTCACTGCACCTTCCTGTGTACGCACAGGGACTTCGTCACCTTCGGCCTGCTCGGAAACCTCTGGAAATATGACGTAAGGATTTCCGCTGGGTGAACAGATCACTTCACTGAATCGCATCCGATTTGTTGTAAACAAGGCAGTGGTGTTAGGATAAATTTCTTTTTCCTGCCGTACTTGTCCACCATAGTATTTCCCTGTGCAAACTCTGTCCTCATTTGTCACTCACTCAGGCTAGCCTCCTGGAGGCTGCACAGGAACGTGGACTAGAGCTGCTGGAGATCAGAGGGAAAGACCCCAGGCTGGTCAGCATGGACGACCTGTCAGGCCGTGACATCCCTCTGCACCTGCTGTTCCGCTTCAACGGCCGTCTGGTACACGTGGTCGTGCTGTACGAACGAAGCGGCAACTACCTGTGGCACGGACCACTCAGGCTTCGAGGCAGCATGGACCGCACCTTCGCTCCCTTTAAGGACCTGGGCTTCGGCCGCTACGCAGGGGCCTACAGCAGGTAGTCGTTATGGTTatattgtaaacaagaatcctttaAGTAATATGCAGATTTTCTTCACTGACTTAAAGAAGTGGTGGAATATGGAGCGTTAAAATCGAAGGAGAAGTCGAGCGAAGATTTCAGAACAATTTCACCAACTGTATCATGTCATAATGTCGTTTAAAACAATCCTGTGAAAATTCAGGCTTGTATCTTGGATAAGGGTTTGCGTGAGAAAGCTTCAGCTGTAGGGCATAAGAAAATTAAGGAGCTTTAGACACCAAATTTGACTGTTTTTTAGGGTTGGGGTGGGTTCTTTTTAAAGGTTAATTTTGCAATTTGAGTCACAAACTGAAATGTTTCCGTGTATCTTGTTCCAGGCCAGATCTTATTCTGACCACTCTCGATGGGCTTGACGTGCGGATCCCCAAAAACTTCTCTCGCTTCCAGAACGAATATTCGAACAGTCGCTTCCTGGAGTGCGGATATCGAGAGGCAGTGGCCTTTTACCAGGTTAATTTCACTAATCTTTTTGAttttatttagaaaaaaaaattgattctactattatttaaataatcttggctggcgttgagtggtatatcagatatattccattcagctagcatgatattgaacgagttgaagacgagtagctgaatggaatatatctgaaataccacaaaaaaagccaaccattattattattattattattattattattatacagtcctttcaggtgttcagtgcagctttctctttcaaaactctcttaaaatcttccgtatttaacaaagcaaacctggcagccatgtttgtttacaaattgtcccagtcgctcactagtgcggaagttttatgtctccgacgtgtgatgtcatgttgtcttgacagccatgcaatatcgtaaatcatattcaacgctcattctccattgggtagagtgacgtaatacacgtaggataagcgatatgctaacaatactgcatgctatcaaaccaaatgaatgaaacctgctagaagggaatagaacacgtgtttttattccatcgaaaaaagtgtctatgtataataatcagggctttctccagaaaaaaaaatcagagcagTGCCtaacctaatggttagaaaaacagctttgggaccaaaaggttactggttcgattccctggagcagcagaactggcttaagtgcccttgagcaaggcgtctaacccccaaccgctccggcaagagtggtggcgtaccttgcgtCTGATTTAGCcaatgaaaaactgatgatgcgattatcagttcaggcattgaacctgaccaactgaactgaTGTATGGTTgagaatggcagtcagtgcatgcaACGAAACCCTTCATTTTTCACTTCTGGGtcgagtaccaggatagtctagatctatatattacaatatcttcctatttctatagttattactcattttcagaggggaacagaacagatttttttccccagaaaaaaaaaatcagagcagTGCCTAACCTAATGGTTAggaaaacagctttgggaccaaaaggttactggtttgattccctggaccagcagaactggcttaagtgcccttgagcaaggtgcagaaagtactctgcattgttcaatttatagGATTGATTTTTTTAGTGTGCAGGTGACAGTGTGGCGCCGCCATCGCACAGCGCGGCAGAGCACTGCGTATCcgcgctttggggaaagccctgcttaTATTAATTTTACTTTAGCAAAAACGAATGACACATTATTCTCCTGTTTATGAATTCACTGATCTTTAGTTAGTTGTTTGGGAAAATCTAAATATACTGTGCGTACACAGTTTGCTAGTTATTTTCAAATCGTTAAAATTGTAAGCATCTCCCTTCCCAGCTCTATCCAGATGATACGTCACCGGAGGCCATGGACTTCAGGATGAAGGCCAAGAGTCTGCTCCACCTCGCTGCTCGCGTTCTCGGTGGGCTTGAGATTTCGTTCTGGCTGAGCAGTGGTACATGTCTCGGTGAGTAGGTGCGAGATCTGGTTTACCTCACCTTGAGTGTTGAGAGGACAGATGTAAAGAAGGAAATAATCAGCAACAGGATGGTGTGAGTTACTGTTACTTCCCCAAACctgattatttttcaataatggcacttctcaaagtgttttattcttcttataccacacAAATTTGATtgatgtcattattattattattattattattattatttccagtttttgttctttattttataatttttttttctttggtatTTGTAAATATGGTGTTTTTAATTCTTAAGAGTTTATATATATTGTAAATTAGATTTTTATCAATGAATTTCAATAAAGTTGTCATTTAatcgttaatttattattattattattattattattattattattttattttttatttattaatgaaggACGTCATGCTGACtgttactggagactccttccataaatgtca
Above is a window of Neoarius graeffei isolate fNeoGra1 chromosome 28, fNeoGra1.pri, whole genome shotgun sequence DNA encoding:
- the fktn gene encoding fukutin, producing MARVNKTTVLVLLITVSSIFLFQLYYYRQHANKRGLQAPSGKGYPTGKEAQWHLVKKFLMLAHKFSLPVFLVDTVSLSLLSQDAVLLKDSQMKEPHCTFLCTHRDFVTFGLLGNLWKYDASLLEAAQERGLELLEIRGKDPRLVSMDDLSGRDIPLHLLFRFNGRLVHVVVLYERSGNYLWHGPLRLRGSMDRTFAPFKDLGFGRYAGAYSRPDLILTTLDGLDVRIPKNFSRFQNEYSNSRFLECGYREAVAFYQLYPDDTSPEAMDFRMKAKSLLHLAARVLGGLEISFWLSSGTCLGWFRQCNIIPYSKDVDLGIWIKDYRHDITQAFQKAGLSLKHKFGKIEDSLELSFQGLDVKLDIFFFYEDGDIVWNGGTQAKSGKKFKYVFPRFSLCWTELLELKVRVPCETLDYVTANYGPDWNVPVKAWDWKNSPPNVQENGVWPMKEWDEVIQVN